CACCGCGGCCCGGGCGACGTCGCCGTCCGGCACCGCGCGGACCATGCGTGGCAGCAGCGCGAACTCCCGCCGGAAGACCCGGTGGACCACCACCATGTCGTGGGTGTCGCATCCGGGCAGGGCGTTGGTGGTACTCATCGTCGTTCCTCTCGTTGACATCTGCGGTGGTCAGGGGCGTCGGGCGCTGACGACGAGCGCGAGCCCGGGTAGGTGGTAGCCGTGCTCGGTCACGCGGTCGGCCAGCGAGGCACGGGCCCGCTCCCGGATCGCCGTCGTCGCCTGCTCGTCGAGAGAGCTGAGGATCTTGGTCAGCGGCCCGGCGAGCCGGGTCGTCCACGTCCACCAGCCGTCGAAGTCGGCGGCGGTCAGCGGCTCGGAGATCTCGCTCACCGCCACCCGGGCGAGCCCGGCAGCCTCCAGCAAGCCGGCCAGGTGGCCGGCCTGCGACAGCGCGAAGGGGCCCGGGATCCCGGGCGGCGGCACCGGTCTGCCCAGCACACTCTGGACGGCCTCCATCACCACCGACAGCCACGGGTTCGCGGCCGCCGGTCCCCAGACGCTCGCCGCCAGCCGACCCCCGGGGCGCAGCACGCGGGCGATCTCCCTGGACGCGGCCGACGGGTCGACCGCGAACTGCAGGCCGTGGCGGCACAGGACCACGTCGTACGACGAGTCCGGCTCCGCGATCGACTCGATGTCCAGCGTCCGCACCTCGACGGCCTCCCGCGTCCCGGCCCGGGCCCGGGCTGCCGCCGTCATCTCGACGGCGACATCGGAGATCACCACGCGGCCACCCGGCGCCACCAGGTCGGCGACCTCCAGGCCCAGGCCGCCCGCACCCGCCGCGAGCTCCAGCACGTGGTCCCCCGGGACCGGTGCGGTGGCGGCGAGCATCGCCGCCGTCTCCGGTGCGTGGCGCGCATCCGTGTCGTCGGCGTACTCCGCCCAGGACCCGGCCACGGCCGACCACATCGCGTGCACATGGTGGCGGCGCTCTTCGGCGGAGGTGGCTCCGGGTGTCAACTGTCGTGTCGTGTGATCGGTCATGGCGCAGTTCCTCTCAATTGGTTACAGCGTATGTGTAATGAATCGCGTGCTACTGTAGCCAAATGAGTTCACGCGTCAAGTCGACAAGGGACTACCACTCCCCGCGACGGGTGCAGCAGGCCGCAGCCACGCGGCGGCACATCCTGGAGACCGCCCAGCGGGTGTTCGAGGCGGAGGGCTATGCAGCCACGTCGGTGGCTGCGGTGGCAGCCGCAGCGGAGGTCTCCTCGAAGACGCTCTACCTCGCCTTCTCGACCAAGAGCGGGCTGCTCCGGACGCTCTGGGACCAGGCGCTGGGCGGTGCGGACGACCACCAGCCCGTGACGGCACGAGCGTGGTTCCGCGAGATGCTCGACGAGCCCGACCCCGAACGGCGTCTTCGCCTCAACGCGCGCAACTCCCGCGCGGTCAAGGAGCGTGCCGGCGGTCTGCTGCGGGTGATCAGCGATGCAGCCCAGGTCGACCCGGACGCCCGCGACCTGTGGCTCCTCATCCAGACCGAGTTCCGGGACAACCAGGCCGCGGTCGTCGACCTGATCCACGAGCAGGGAGCGCTGCGCCCCGGACTCCAGGTGGACCGAGCCGCCGACATCCTGTGGACGTTCAACCATCCCGACCTGTGGCGGCTCCTGGTCGTCCAGCGCGGCTGGTCACCCGAGGAGTACGAAGCCTGGGTCGCCGACGCCGCGTGCGCGCAGCTCCTCTGACGCGGGGTGCCGACATCGGGTGAAGCGGAGCTTCGACGGAGTCCGACGCCCTGGGGCCTCTCTCCACAGCCACGGTTTGCGCCCTCGACACGGTCCTTGGCGGCGCGTAGAATCGAACACATGTTCGAGTTGTCCACCGCTCTCGCTGACCCGCGTGAGTGCCTGAACGCTGACCTGGTCACGGCGTTCCGGCGCGGGCTCTCGGCCCGCCTCGAGTCACCCGACGCGCTCGACGACGCGTCCCGGATCGACACCCTGCGCGCGCTGGAGGAGCTCGCCTGCGTGGTCTCGGCAGCGCAGGCCCACCTCGCCCACGGCCTCGACCGGTCGGTCCGGGCCGCTCAGGCGGCCGCCGGCGTCCC
This genomic window from Nocardioides cynanchi contains:
- a CDS encoding class I SAM-dependent methyltransferase, whose amino-acid sequence is MWSAVAGSWAEYADDTDARHAPETAAMLAATAPVPGDHVLELAAGAGGLGLEVADLVAPGGRVVISDVAVEMTAAARARAGTREAVEVRTLDIESIAEPDSSYDVVLCRHGLQFAVDPSAASREIARVLRPGGRLAASVWGPAAANPWLSVVMEAVQSVLGRPVPPPGIPGPFALSQAGHLAGLLEAAGLARVAVSEISEPLTAADFDGWWTWTTRLAGPLTKILSSLDEQATTAIRERARASLADRVTEHGYHLPGLALVVSARRP
- a CDS encoding TetR/AcrR family transcriptional regulator — translated: MSSRVKSTRDYHSPRRVQQAAATRRHILETAQRVFEAEGYAATSVAAVAAAAEVSSKTLYLAFSTKSGLLRTLWDQALGGADDHQPVTARAWFREMLDEPDPERRLRLNARNSRAVKERAGGLLRVISDAAQVDPDARDLWLLIQTEFRDNQAAVVDLIHEQGALRPGLQVDRAADILWTFNHPDLWRLLVVQRGWSPEEYEAWVADAACAQLL